In the Williamwhitmania taraxaci genome, one interval contains:
- a CDS encoding NACHT domain-containing protein translates to MIDRLKTKTEVVFGKTIKTQKDCTTLSLRVLEATGEVISHSTIRRCWGLLKANTKPSLYTLDVLSRYCGLKTWAEFVKLNTEKSPIEDNNKQWTTSLKRCLDETKETIDYIRRRCGIQYELAADRLLATDRLDVFLRSTYTATAIIGPGGYGKSTLLAKWVEKQIAKNAEEDSIILFIRGNKLENSIGAGSQLKNWINYRITGDSMVDISDLVAHNKNSKRSILIIIDGLDEINLPENRCTILADQLSEFVSSYSATGLKLIVSSRNSTWEKYYIPQLQHEQTSNKEWLGSWTSNNGKSLTNIPPLSRMEIQEILNHTINGGKTKKILVDDLEINLRQAISYPYYLQLFISTGGYSDTELSIGTLDLMDMFLKSQIYNSPLADEKLDILNAILESQEYGILKNTTYKTEIKKRYPIHLKTAGKYFDAYHDLISFGIITEEIVESKYKTLNTAIRIANENLRSALIVRHLIETNKGIDFPLFQNIDNTYSEGETKVMIIANLFHEAYLTRNAIALIPFFSLKQETIRSVIEQGQVGISLRKDQFMRNKLIPEYAKNTIAQDLLFENFVDIDYLTISYSHWLKEYLKHKKDKESEIFAYSLLALSSLYQLDRPRSDYYINEIKKISPSLKMKPTTIARWLSVQILHSYLTAGTIDSELITAVQRFQKELNKAKGTKHSTIHGEFETIISTALLFCKEYEFASKVLSAGEKKEFQYDKNIISGITPEYAVLKVFADYGKKESVEISKIISIENNLDSINGTDSLSTKALAYSLVGGFYFHQNKTQKFNNYFQTALELVTFCQNKYLEVKLLKQLSSLLRQLDETGSADQCEIYAKGMAENSGFIYSKF, encoded by the coding sequence CTTCATTATATACCCTAGATGTATTAAGCCGATACTGCGGATTAAAAACTTGGGCCGAATTTGTAAAACTAAATACCGAAAAATCGCCTATTGAAGACAACAATAAACAATGGACGACGTCCCTAAAGCGTTGCCTCGACGAAACAAAGGAAACAATCGACTATATAAGGCGACGATGTGGCATACAATATGAACTAGCAGCCGACCGACTACTGGCTACCGATCGATTAGATGTTTTTTTACGTTCGACATACACAGCAACAGCCATCATAGGTCCTGGAGGATATGGAAAATCAACACTATTGGCAAAGTGGGTAGAGAAACAAATTGCAAAAAACGCCGAAGAGGATTCCATAATTCTTTTTATAAGGGGCAATAAGCTAGAAAACAGCATAGGAGCAGGTAGCCAGTTAAAAAACTGGATCAACTATAGGATAACCGGAGATTCCATGGTTGATATATCCGATTTAGTTGCCCACAATAAGAATTCCAAACGATCGATTCTAATCATAATAGATGGGTTGGACGAAATAAACTTACCGGAAAACAGATGCACCATCCTAGCAGACCAACTCTCCGAATTTGTAAGTTCTTATTCAGCCACAGGACTAAAGTTGATAGTTTCTTCAAGAAATTCAACGTGGGAAAAATACTATATCCCTCAACTACAGCATGAACAGACATCAAACAAAGAATGGTTAGGATCTTGGACGTCTAACAACGGTAAATCGCTCACCAACATCCCACCTCTCTCAAGGATGGAAATTCAGGAGATACTCAACCATACCATAAATGGTGGCAAGACAAAAAAAATATTAGTAGACGACTTAGAGATTAACCTACGTCAAGCAATATCTTACCCATACTATTTACAATTATTTATCAGTACAGGAGGGTATAGTGATACAGAATTGAGTATTGGAACCCTCGACCTGATGGACATGTTCCTCAAGAGTCAAATATACAACTCTCCATTAGCCGACGAAAAATTAGATATTCTTAACGCTATTCTCGAGAGCCAAGAATATGGCATACTCAAGAACACAACCTATAAGACAGAGATAAAAAAACGATACCCGATTCACTTAAAAACTGCTGGAAAATACTTTGATGCATACCACGACCTCATTTCGTTTGGTATAATTACCGAGGAGATTGTTGAGAGTAAATACAAAACATTAAACACTGCAATTCGCATTGCAAATGAAAACTTAAGAAGTGCATTAATTGTCAGACACCTTATCGAAACGAATAAAGGAATAGATTTTCCGCTATTCCAAAATATCGACAACACTTACTCTGAGGGGGAAACTAAGGTCATGATTATTGCCAATCTTTTCCACGAAGCCTACCTAACCCGTAACGCTATCGCACTAATCCCCTTTTTTAGTTTAAAACAGGAGACCATACGATCGGTTATCGAGCAAGGTCAAGTAGGAATTTCCCTTCGTAAAGATCAATTCATGCGCAACAAGCTAATCCCCGAATACGCCAAAAACACCATAGCCCAAGACCTTTTGTTCGAAAATTTTGTCGACATCGACTACTTAACCATTTCATATAGCCACTGGCTTAAAGAATATCTAAAGCACAAAAAAGATAAGGAGTCCGAAATATTTGCATATTCATTGCTTGCCTTAAGTTCCTTATACCAACTCGACCGGCCACGATCCGACTACTACATAAACGAGATAAAAAAGATTAGCCCTAGCTTAAAGATGAAACCAACCACGATTGCTCGATGGCTTAGTGTTCAGATTCTACATTCCTATCTTACAGCAGGAACCATTGACAGCGAACTTATAACAGCAGTGCAACGGTTTCAAAAGGAACTTAATAAAGCAAAAGGAACAAAGCACAGCACCATTCATGGAGAGTTCGAAACAATAATCTCAACAGCACTTCTCTTTTGCAAAGAGTACGAATTTGCTTCAAAAGTTCTTTCGGCAGGAGAGAAAAAAGAATTCCAATACGACAAAAATATCATTAGCGGAATAACACCCGAATATGCAGTATTAAAAGTATTTGCCGATTATGGAAAAAAAGAGTCAGTTGAAATAAGCAAAATAATTTCCATTGAGAACAATCTAGACTCAATAAATGGCACTGACAGTCTAAGCACAAAGGCACTAGCATACAGCCTAGTAGGCGGCTTCTATTTCCACCAGAATAAAACCCAAAAGTTCAACAATTACTTCCAAACAGCACTCGAACTGGTTACTTTTTGCCAAAACAAGTATCTCGAGGTTAAATTATTAAAACAACTATCTAGCCTATTAAGGCAACTTGACGAGACAGGATCGGCTGATCAATGCGAAATTTATGCCAAAGGAATGGCTGAAAACTCAGGATTCATTTATTCTAAATTCTAG
- a CDS encoding ABC transporter substrate-binding protein: MKKTKTGMGLFYTKFRVNPLLKCSFWMLLIFSVVACNHKDRSPHGKVFRYNESKGITSLDPVYARTMPSIWPVSQLFCGLVQLDSKLYIQPLVAKSWRVSDNGLVYTFILRNDVTFHDNPCFKDGSGRQVVASDFVFSYRRLASPFVASPGSWVLSKVDTLNNGQPNVVALSDTTLVIRLKEPFPAFLGLLAVPYFAVVPQEAVTAYGKEFGRNPVGCGPFMLKTWRDGEKLVFVKNPRYFEKDSLGQSLPYLDAIAVNFITDKQSEFMAFILGNLDFISGVSKASKDELLTRTGSLNPKYSNRIMLLTGPYLNTEYLGFLVDAELSKGSPVLSREYRRAIAYGFDRQRMIAYLRNGLGFPAESGFIPMGLPPFSNSLKGFYYCPDSTLSILSRMGYSNGTGLPPITLTTTDDYLDICEFIQHELSKLGVKINVEVVTGASYRQSVADSRLPMFRGSWIADYADAESFLSLFYSGNHSPYGPNYTHFKNRKFDDLYAQSLKQVVLGDRLKLYRQMDSLVLAECPVIPLFYDKVVRFVRTGVVGMDPNPMNIPIFKYVDIK; this comes from the coding sequence TTGAAAAAGACTAAAACTGGCATGGGGCTGTTTTACACCAAATTTCGTGTGAATCCACTTTTGAAGTGTTCCTTTTGGATGCTTCTAATATTTAGTGTTGTTGCTTGTAACCATAAGGATCGTTCTCCTCATGGGAAAGTGTTTCGGTATAACGAGTCGAAGGGGATTACTAGTTTAGATCCGGTTTATGCTCGCACAATGCCTTCGATTTGGCCGGTGAGTCAATTGTTTTGTGGACTCGTTCAGTTGGATAGTAAGTTGTATATCCAACCCCTTGTTGCTAAAAGTTGGCGTGTTTCAGATAACGGGCTTGTATATACTTTCATTCTTAGGAATGATGTCACGTTTCATGACAATCCGTGTTTTAAGGATGGTTCTGGACGGCAGGTTGTTGCCTCTGATTTTGTTTTTAGCTATCGACGATTGGCTTCGCCTTTCGTTGCAAGTCCCGGTAGCTGGGTGCTCTCAAAGGTTGACACCCTTAATAATGGTCAACCCAATGTAGTGGCACTTTCAGATACAACTCTAGTAATTCGTCTCAAGGAGCCATTTCCTGCTTTTCTTGGGTTGTTGGCTGTTCCCTATTTTGCAGTTGTACCGCAGGAAGCCGTAACCGCCTATGGAAAGGAATTTGGTCGAAATCCTGTTGGTTGTGGTCCGTTTATGCTTAAAACATGGCGTGATGGAGAAAAGCTTGTTTTTGTAAAAAACCCACGATACTTCGAGAAGGACTCATTGGGGCAATCGTTGCCTTACCTTGATGCTATTGCCGTGAATTTTATTACTGATAAACAATCAGAGTTTATGGCGTTTATCCTTGGTAATTTAGATTTTATCTCGGGAGTTTCAAAGGCATCGAAGGATGAATTGCTCACCCGGACTGGAAGTCTTAATCCAAAGTATTCTAATCGCATTATGCTCCTCACTGGCCCCTATTTAAATACAGAGTATCTGGGCTTTTTAGTTGATGCCGAATTATCGAAGGGATCTCCTGTTTTAAGTAGGGAATATCGACGTGCAATAGCCTACGGTTTCGATCGGCAGAGAATGATTGCCTATCTCAGGAATGGTCTCGGTTTTCCTGCTGAAAGTGGATTTATTCCAATGGGGCTTCCTCCATTTTCCAATTCATTAAAAGGGTTTTACTACTGCCCTGATTCTACGCTATCCATACTCTCACGAATGGGCTATTCTAATGGGACGGGACTGCCACCCATAACGTTAACGACCACCGATGATTATCTGGATATATGTGAGTTTATTCAGCATGAATTAAGCAAGTTGGGCGTGAAGATTAATGTAGAGGTGGTGACTGGTGCATCCTATCGACAATCGGTTGCCGATTCTCGGCTTCCAATGTTTAGAGGCTCGTGGATTGCCGATTATGCTGATGCAGAAAGTTTTTTATCCCTCTTTTATTCAGGAAATCATTCTCCTTATGGTCCTAATTACACTCATTTTAAGAATCGAAAATTCGATGACCTGTATGCTCAATCGCTCAAGCAGGTTGTTTTAGGGGATCGATTAAAACTTTATCGGCAGATGGATAGTTTGGTCTTAGCAGAATGCCCTGTAATTCCTCTGTTTTATGATAAAGTTGTGCGGTTTGTGCGAACTGGAGTTGTGGGGATGGATCCGAATCCCATGAATATTCCAATTTTCAAATATGTTGATATTAAATAG
- a CDS encoding Crp/Fnr family transcriptional regulator, which produces MFEIISRSPFFRGLSPVQLEEMFSTIVYSVKTFSKGQLIAQREDEVRNLCVLIQGSVKGEMVDFTGKVVKIEEMQAPMPIAHAFVFGEKNRFPVDVVALEEVRILFIPKSELIRLLQGSDVILGNYLNAISNRAQFLSSKLWFLSFRTIREKVAQYLLSLTQESKSDRVIISKSQGELAEFFGVARPSLARVFSEMEQEGLITVERKEITIKNRKALIDMLK; this is translated from the coding sequence ATGTTCGAAATAATTTCTCGCTCTCCTTTTTTTAGAGGTCTTAGCCCCGTTCAGTTGGAGGAGATGTTCTCTACAATTGTATATTCCGTGAAAACATTTTCGAAAGGGCAGTTGATTGCACAGCGCGAGGATGAAGTGCGGAATCTTTGCGTATTAATTCAGGGTAGCGTTAAGGGTGAAATGGTTGATTTTACCGGCAAGGTTGTTAAAATTGAGGAGATGCAAGCTCCCATGCCAATTGCTCATGCCTTTGTTTTCGGGGAGAAGAATCGTTTTCCAGTGGATGTGGTTGCATTAGAAGAGGTACGGATTTTGTTTATCCCAAAAAGTGAATTGATTCGGCTTCTGCAAGGGAGTGATGTGATTCTGGGTAATTATTTAAATGCCATTTCGAATCGGGCTCAATTTCTCTCTTCAAAGCTTTGGTTTCTCTCATTTCGAACCATAAGAGAAAAAGTGGCTCAGTACTTGCTCTCACTTACGCAGGAATCTAAATCGGATAGGGTTATTATTTCTAAGTCGCAAGGCGAGTTAGCGGAGTTTTTCGGAGTTGCGAGACCATCGCTGGCGAGGGTGTTTTCAGAGATGGAGCAGGAGGGACTCATTACGGTGGAGAGGAAAGAAATTACCATTAAAAATAGAAAAGCACTCATTGATATGCTGAAATAA
- a CDS encoding ATP-binding protein, with protein MKREIITIDRDKCNGCGNCITGCHEGALQLIDGKATLVSELMCDGLGACIGTCPVDAISIEVREAVAYDEVETLRAMLKNGKNVIIAHFKHLKDHGEKEYLRLGVEFLLKEKNNVDFSVDEILQEVHNHTSTGGGKSFAKPVQHAHQQGESCGCPGSAAKTFQAPQYAPAAKVATPSALSHWPIQLHLINPNSTHFKDSNLLLAADCVAFSLGAFHKDFLSGKTLAIACPKLDSNKESYVEKLTALIDEAKVDTITIMRMEVPCCGGLTQLVKMASEKASRKIPIKSITVGIEGDIQESVWI; from the coding sequence ATGAAGAGAGAGATAATAACCATAGATAGAGACAAATGCAATGGATGCGGAAATTGCATTACAGGTTGCCACGAAGGAGCCCTCCAACTAATTGATGGCAAAGCAACATTGGTTAGCGAGCTAATGTGCGATGGCCTTGGTGCCTGCATTGGAACGTGCCCAGTGGATGCAATCTCAATTGAGGTTAGAGAGGCTGTTGCTTACGATGAGGTAGAAACCCTCAGAGCAATGCTGAAAAATGGTAAGAATGTAATTATAGCACACTTTAAGCACCTAAAAGACCATGGCGAGAAGGAGTATCTAAGGCTGGGTGTTGAATTCTTACTCAAAGAAAAAAATAATGTAGACTTCAGCGTGGACGAGATATTGCAAGAAGTTCACAATCACACCTCAACTGGTGGTGGCAAAAGTTTTGCAAAACCAGTCCAGCACGCTCACCAACAAGGCGAATCGTGCGGCTGTCCAGGGTCCGCAGCAAAAACTTTTCAGGCTCCACAATATGCACCAGCAGCAAAGGTGGCAACGCCTTCAGCTCTTAGCCACTGGCCAATCCAGCTGCACCTTATCAACCCAAATTCGACTCACTTTAAGGATTCAAACTTACTGCTAGCTGCCGATTGTGTTGCGTTTTCGCTGGGTGCTTTTCACAAAGATTTTCTATCGGGCAAAACACTGGCAATTGCCTGTCCAAAGTTGGATAGCAACAAGGAGTCATACGTAGAAAAATTAACCGCCCTAATTGACGAAGCAAAGGTTGACACCATTACCATAATGCGCATGGAAGTGCCTTGCTGTGGTGGATTAACTCAACTTGTAAAAATGGCTTCGGAAAAAGCTTCACGAAAAATCCCAATTAAGTCAATCACCGTTGGCATTGAGGGAGACATTCAAGAAAGCGTTTGGATTTAG